The following coding sequences are from one Carassius auratus strain Wakin chromosome 47, ASM336829v1, whole genome shotgun sequence window:
- the LOC113064671 gene encoding gastrula zinc finger protein XlCGF8.2DB-like, with amino-acid sequence MSESEEKHHQVQTGAKSSSSQTESKSLLTRGAQIYFICPQCGRCFLHKQGLRLHIRVHTGEKPYKCAQCDKSFKRKGNLNDHVKIHSGEKPHTCDHCGKSFSLKQNLKVHLRVHTGEKPHVCVQCGKSFSGKYLLNDHIKIHTGENPYACDQCGKRFTYKSNFNHHMTIHTGEKPHTCAQCGKSYARKGALNDHMKIHTGENLHTCDQCGKSFRKSGVFKKHMLTHSRKRLYNCDQCGKSFFRADFLKNHLKVHTTEKPYVCSLCGKSFRHTSALKIHQKRHSAVKDHACSECGKAFSTIGDLKVHQSVHTPETPYKCSHCDKSFKRSEYLRKHERIHTGERPYHCIRCGKSFTHLSSLIRHKKEMHV; translated from the coding sequence ATGAGTGAATCGGAGGAGAAACATCATCAAGTCCAAACTGGAGCAAAATCTTCTTCCTCGCAAACTGAAAGTAAATCATTGCTGACAAGAGGGGCACAAATATATTTCATCTGCCCCCAGTGTGGAAGATGTTTCCTACACAAACAAGGTCTTAGACTTCATAtaagagttcacactggagagaaaccgtacaaaTGTGCTCAGTGTGACAAGAGTTTCAAACGAAAAGGAAACCTTAACGATCACGTGAAAATCCACAGCGGAGAGAAGCCGCACACGTGCGATCATTGTGGGAAGAGCTTTTCACTTAAACAAAACCTTAAGGTGCACCTCAgagtccacactggagagaaaccacacGTTTGTGTTCAATGTGGGAAGAGCTTTTCAGGGAAATATTTACTCAATGATCACATTAAAATCCACACGGGCGAGAATCCATatgcatgtgatcagtgcgggaagaggtTCACGTATAAATCAAACTTTAACCACCACATGacgatccacactggagagaaaccacacacttgtgctcagtgtgggaagagttacGCACGAAAAGGAGCCCTCAATGATCACATGaagatccacaccggagagaatcTGCACacgtgtgatcagtgcgggaagagtttcagaaAATCAGgggtttttaaaaaacacatgcTTACTCATTCTAGAAAAAGACTGTATAATTGTGACCAATGCGGTAAAAGTTTTTTTAGGGCGGATTTCCTGAAGAACCACTTGAAGGTTCATACAACGGAGAAGCCTTATGTATGTTccttgtgtggaaagagtttcaggcACACGAGTGCATTGAAGATACACCAGAAAAGACACAGCGCTGTGAAGGATCACGCTTGCTCTGAATGTGGGAAGGCTTTTTCTACAATTGGTGACCTGAAAGTGCATCAGTCAGTTCACACTCCAGAAacaccttataagtgttcacactgtgacaagagctTCAAACGCTCAGAATATCTGAGAAaacacgagaggatccacactggagagagaccTTATCACTGCATTcggtgtgggaagagtttcactcATTTATCGTCTCTAATCCGtcataaaaaagaaatgcatgtcTGA
- the LOC113064670 gene encoding gastrula zinc finger protein XlCGF52.1-like, which produces MNDPEPCGIKLEDMEQQIDLIEEYEETEELMDEGEMHQVKTEETSRSPSLKNDNICFTCPQCGKGFSFKQNLDLHIKLHNGGKPYACDQCEKIFTIKTNLIEHVKIHTAEKPHICDQCGKSFSQKGNLNEHMKIHTGERPFPCDQCEKRFTHKGNLNEHLKIHTGEKPYACDQCGKSFAHKTNFNDHMTIHTGEKPHTCAQCGKSYARKGALNDHMKIHTGVNLHTCDQCGKSFRKSGVFKVHLLTHSRERRYNCDQCGKSFFRADFLKDHLKVHTKERPHICSLCGKSFRQTSALKRHQKRHSGVKDHACSECGKAFFTDSALKVHQSVHTRETPYKCSHCDKSFKRSEYLKIHERIHTGERPYHCPSCGKSFTHLSSLIGHKKKCMSEITSSSSS; this is translated from the coding sequence acctGATAGAAGAGTACGAGGAGACTGAAGAACTGATGGACGAAGGGGAGATGCATCAGGTCAAAACTGAAGAAACATCCCGGAGTCCCTCATTGAAAAACGACAATATATGTTTCacttgccctcagtgtggaaagggtttCTCATTCAAGCAAAATCTTGACCTTCACATAAAATTGCATAATGGAGGGAAGCCGTACgcatgtgatcagtgtgagaaGATTTTCACTATAAAAACAAACCTGATTGAACACGTGAAAATCCACACTGCAGAGAAGCCACACatatgtgatcagtgtgggaagagcttTTCACAAAAAGGAAACCTTAACGaacacatgaaaatccacactggCGAGAGGCCATTCCcatgtgatcagtgtgagaaGAGATTCACACATAAAGGAAACCTTAATGAACACCtgaaaatccacactggagagaagccatatgcatgtgatcagtgcgggaagagttttgcaCATAAAACAAACTTTAACGACCACATGacgatccacactggagagaaaccacacacttgtgctcagtgtgggaagagttacGCACGAAAAGGAGCCCTCAATGATCACATGAAGATCCACACCGGAGTGAATCTGCACacgtgtgatcagtgtgggaagagtttcagaaAATCAGGGGTTTTTAAAGTACATCTACTTACTCATTCTAGAGAAAGACGGTACAATTGTGACCAATGCGGTAAAAGTTTTTTTAGAGCAGATTTCTTGAAGGACCACCTGAAAGTTCATACAAAGGAGAGGCCTCACATATGTTccttgtgtggaaagagtttcagacaGACGAGTGCATTAAAGAGACATCAGAAAAGACACAGTGGTGTGAAGGATCATGCTTGCTCTGAATGTGGGAAGGCTTTTTTTACAGATAGTGCACTGAAAGTTCATCAGTCAGTTCACACTAGAGAAacaccttataagtgttcacactgtgacaagagctTCAAACGCTCAGAATATCTGAAAAtacacgagaggatccacactggagagagaccGTATCACTGCCCTtcatgtgggaagagtttcactcATTTATCGTCTCTAATCGGgcataaaaaaaagtgcatgtcTGAAATTACAAGCAGTAGTTCGAGTTGA